A genomic window from Quercus lobata isolate SW786 chromosome 10, ValleyOak3.0 Primary Assembly, whole genome shotgun sequence includes:
- the LOC115964193 gene encoding cytochrome P450 94B3, with protein MFLSLLVFIPLGFLFLSSLLSITLQVHYHYSNSSTIYGPPSYPILGCLLSFYKNQNRILDWYTDLLSISPTKTISVKRLGARRTIVTANPDNVEYILKTQFRNFPKGKPFTELLGDLLGFGIFNADGELWSTQRKLASHEFSTKSLRDFVVKTLEDEVRDRLIPILESAAESNKVLDLQDVLRRLAFDSICRVALGIDPCALDLSSPLPVLAKAIETASEISAKRATQPLYLVWKIKRALNLGSEKKLKESIATVHGLVSEIIQTKRQTACENRDLLSRLVLAGHDEQVIRDIVISFIIAGRDTTSSALTWLLWLLTKHRNKEELIVKEVNHVLENQKALDFEALKELRFIHACLCESMRLYPPVAWDSKHAATDDILPDGTKVRKGDRVTYFPYGMGKMEELWGKDRFEFKPDRWFDEPGGADIGGELKYVSPYKYPVFQAGPRVCIGKEMAFIQMKYVVADILRRFEIKPVFEVDEPVYIPLFTAEMAGGFKVMIKKRSGCYDSMTSA; from the coding sequence atgtttctctctcttcttgttttcatCCCACTAGGGTTTTTGTTTCTCTCATCCTTATTGTCAATCACTTTACAAGTTCATTACCATTACAGCAATTCTTCCACCATTTATGGCCCTCCTTCATACCCAATTCTTGGTTGCCTACTGTCTTTTTACAAGAATCAGAACCGTATTCTAGACTGGTACACAGATCTCTTGTCAATTTCACCCACAAAAACCATCAGTGTCAAAAGGCTCGGTGCAAGACGCACTATAGTGACAGCAAATCCAGACAATGTTGAGTATATACTCAAAACCCAGTTCAGAAACTTCCCAAAAGGCAAGCCTTTCACTGAACTCCTCGGTGATCTTCTTGGCTTTGGCATATTTAACGCAGATGGTGAATTGTGGTCTACGCAACGCAAACTCGCTAGCCATGAGTTTAGCACGAAGTCCTTAAGAGATTTTGTTGTCAAAACTCTTGAAGATGAAGTTCGAGACAGACTAATTCCAATTCTTGAATCAGCTGCTGAGAGTAACAAAGTCTTGGACTTGCAAGATGTGTTGAGAAGATTAGCTTTTGATAGTATTTGCAGGGTCGCTTTGGGCATAGACCCGTGTGCTTTGGACCTATCTAGCCCTTTACCAGTCCTTGCAAAAGCCATTGAAACTGCATCGGAGATAAGTGCTAAGCGTGCAACGCAGCCCTTGTATTTGGTGTGGAAGATAAAGCGTGCACTGAATCTTGGGTCAGAGAAAAAACTCAAAGAATCAATTGCAACTGTACATGGTCTTGTCTCGGAGATCATACAAACCAAAAGGCAAACCGCGTGTGAAAACCGTGATTTATTGTCACGGCTAGTACTCGCGGGGCACGATGAGCAAGTCATAAGAGACATAGTGATAAGCTTTATCATAGCTGGACGTGACACAACATCTTCAGCCTTGACATGGTTGCTTTGGTTGCTCACCAAGCATCGAAACAAAGAGGAACTCATTGTGAAGGAAGTGAATCATGTATTAGAGAATCAAAAGGCATTGGATTTTGAAGCTTTGAAAGAGTTGAGGTTTATACATGCTTGTTTATGTGAGTCCATGAGGTTGTACCCACCTGTTGCTTGGGATTCTAAGCATGCAGCGACCGATGACATTTTGCCAGACGGCACTAAGGTAAGGAAGGGGGATAGAGTTACTTATTTTCCTTATGGAATGGGGAAGATGGAAGAGCTTTGGGGTAAGGACCGGTTTGAGTTTAAACCGGACCGGTGGTTTGATGAACCGGGTGGTGCAGATATTGGTGGAGAGTTGAAATATGTGAGTCCCTACAAGTACCCGGTTTTTCAAGCTGGTCCAAGGGTGTGCATTGGGAAAGAGATGGCTTTTATACAGATGAAGTATGTGGTGGCTGACATATTGAGGCGGTTCGAGATCAAGCCGGTTTTTGAGGTGGATGAACCGGTTTATATCCCTTTGTTTACTGCAGAAATGGCTGGTGGGTTCAAGGTAATGATCAAGAAAAGGAGTGGTTGTTATGATTCCATGACTAGTGCTTAA
- the LOC115964083 gene encoding SWI/SNF complex component SNF12 homolog: MAMNNSNNPTKNVGGPIPFGNSGTVSQPPHLLSQSQPQTQGGPHFPGHFQLSEPQSQAFAYAQAQVQAQAVQAQFQAQLQAQAQVQAQTVAQLHAGNTSNVGVSSPPVVTPVTGSAKRSSQKPPSRPPGSSNANTGSPYKTMELTPAARRKKRKQPEKQIPDKVAALLPESALYTQMLELETRVDAALARKKTDIQESLKSPPRVQKTLRIYVFNTFTNQIQTSPDSTNAEPPSWSLKMIGRILEDGRDPVVAGMMQRPSSSYPKFSAFFKKITIYLDQNLYPDNHVILWESARSPALHEGFEVKRKGDKEFNAIIRLEMNYAPEKFKLSQALTEILGIEVDTRPRIIAAIWHYVKAKKLQSPNDPSFFTCDPPLQKVFGEEKMKFSMVTQKISVHLTPPQPIHLEHKIKLSGNSPAGNTCYDVLVDVPFQLEKEMSAFLANIERHKEIDACDELICASIKKIHEHRRRRAFFLGFSQSPAEFINALIASQSKDLKLVAGDASRNAEKERRSDFYNQPWVEDAVIRYLNRKSAASDAPGST, encoded by the exons ATGGCAatgaataatagtaataatCCAACTAAGAATGTTGGGGGGCCAATCCCTTTTGGTAATTCTGGGACCGTTTCACAGCCCCCACATCTTCTCTCTCAGTCACAACCACAAACACAAGGTGGGCCTCACTTTCCAGGCCACTTTCAGTTGTCTGAGCCTCAAAGTCAGGCGTTTGCTTATGCGCAAGCACAAGTGCAAGCTCAGGCTGTGCAGGCTCAATTTCAAGCCCAGTTACAAGCTCAAGCACAAGTTCAGGCTCAAACTGTTGCCCAGTTACATGCTGGGAATACTAGTAATGTAGGTGTGTCATCTCCTCCTGTTGTGACCCCTGTTACTGGGAGTGCCAAGAGGAGTTCCCAAAAGCCGCCTTCTAGGCCTCCAGGTTCATCCAATGCCAACACGGGGTCACCGTATAAGACTATGGAGTTGACACCAGCTGCTCGTAGAAAGAAGCGGAAGCAACCTGAGAAGCAAATACCAGATAAAGTGGCTGCACTTCTGCCGGAGTCTGCTCTTTACACTCAAATGCTTGAATTGGAGACTCGGGTTGATGCTGCTTTGGCAAGAAAGAAGACTGACATTCAGGAGTCTCTTAAAAGCCCTCCCCGTGTTCAGAAAACACTCCGGATTTATGTCTTCAACACCTTCACAAATCAGATACAAACAAGTCCTGATAGCACGAATGCAGAACCCCCTTCTTGGTCTCTTAAGATGATTGGGAGGATATTGGAAGATGGAAGGGATCCTGTGGTGGCTGGAATGATGCAGAGACCAAGCTCTTCTTACCCAAAGTTTTCAgcatttttcaagaaaattacCATATACTTGGACCAGAACCTCTATCCAGATAACCATGTAATCTTATGGGAGAGTGCTCGCTCACCTGCTCTTCATGAGGGATTTGAGGTGAAGAGAAAGGGGGATAAGGAATTCAATGCGATAATAAGACTGGAAATGAATTATGCACCAGAGAAATTCAAACTTTCACAGGCTCTGACTGAAATTCTTGGAATTGAGGTAGATACCCGCCCAAGGATTATCGCAGCAATTTGGCACTATGTGAAGGCTAAGAAGTTGCAAAGTCCTAATGACCCTTCCTTCTTTACATGTGATCCACCTCTTCAGAAAGTGTTTggggaagagaaaatgaaattttccatGGTAACACAGAAGATATCAGTGCATTTGACGCCTCCACAGCCTATACATTTGGAGCATAAAATCAAGCTTTCAGGAAATTCCCCTGCTGGCAATACTTGTTATGATGTGCTGGTTGATGTGCCTTTTCAATTGGAAAAGGAAATGTCTGCCTTCTTGGCAAACATCGAAAGGCACAAAGAGATTGATGCCTGTGATGAATTGATTTGTGCTTCTATAAAGAAGATCCATGAGCATCGTAGGAGGCGGGCTTTCTTTCTTGGGTTTAGCCAGTCTCCAGCAGAATTTATTAATGCCTTGATTGCTTCTCAGAGCAAGGATCTAAAGCTTGTTGCTGGAGATGCTAGCCGTAATGCAGAAAAAGAGCGCCGATCTGATTTCTATAATCAACCATG GGTTGAAGATGCTGTTATTCGTTACCTGAACCGCAAATCTGCTGCTAGTGATGCTCCTGGTAGCACTTGA